The following proteins come from a genomic window of Miscanthus floridulus cultivar M001 chromosome 2, ASM1932011v1, whole genome shotgun sequence:
- the LOC136515734 gene encoding SCAR-like protein 1 isoform X2 produces MATASRGHGLMLRLQQLEAEFPAVEKAIISQTEHSNYPHDDGTEWRANLQLNQNVITQGDMPRFIMDSYEECHGPPQLFTLDKFDVAGAGTSLKRYSDPSFFKTEHASNMIEMDVLIEKKPLRIKKKAMRWRKGATLESLLTANSEPHITPKDRTSRKVPPRTTKLKSRQPRSPDHKTASRIWREHLQEVISSQQKIISRYSARHYNVKLRSTDSSETASPFGEMDNFGDPVQSSGKLDLTKVVPVNESDAVETKSEPTDGSAYLELGDKRILGKQHEPLQQDGIVHGSEKLQDCPNLDVRESNNRSHLTCEEKPLLAGVPADQKDIDGRRPDDIVSDQDNFIDACNDMDSEDEEDPGMQTECDPSASVELVELNRHNKEGENALYAEPPEVGPAIDSSPGLDNSSSGGELTCMDLPLSSDSAPTVSATNGPNSGSQSGRQLNGVDWPKDEEPSNDVDLMDVSSSSSVVSENGDAQNNDGLVSCLQHKEEAFHSMSDDHAVAIHNSDKQSPDTSSNLDDMVIGCNNYTDKVRHPVEHVQDVVLDDISMVLSKPNDVSEDKDKISSGIADDLSLHPTKPNQEEMQELKKELEEGRSLESGSSPSKLASLPDKDHVMWMNDVEVDNVTIRKEIVADTAATGLDTDGIHECQDGIAQKHSSIHNNVLYESNDDEIAEDMPSLLDDGLSTTFNMHVAEDHQIVVLEQRTCPTSLNTCKDDSVQACAMARDFTDAQKLPGVISGVLASQEETESHVGETLAPTSCAFSDDTEALEIGVPLAPSTTFLPSTSSSFVEQRELTETEEIPEVGEFAVAEESTTSGLADDVVPPKEFIDANIHPEKAEVLATSSTEETTKPDLQLQSPSREDLETMEAIRRNLGAVDESREDISKKSMLQTDNIPPLIVETTSEKYSDRDDGTQFLVESDYQEELLEEASHNAEDLSLCDLNKDGAVTLKSNTVGKQPVDADQDLVWGMHAQDSSSTNPFLDPAYLMSHTQIDPSSSMNCQPCFPEEEDFLSELLIQHDNMGITADALWEPATPPDEAPLPSVIMTEDDFRSFFHEYHEIDFSSVTDCSHSEPASDSNKNPNAFLVRESDFPCYNSALPVKLDQEACVHSKFCSECVECSCAVDRQGTTSMTVSGKDLKDKGKTPGVDSHLKYPEFSYDNRSPELNIISVPVDLQQELHGLSGVDSRSSPPLLHKEKTSEERCFPLSNDIVEVKQELEIRAGLVPHSSINEKQDGLDVAVPVEPEVHACALDEYDNQDVPHCSTSEKNEALPLCKPVLVQGAEVCAFGGFEVDPPIIPSPSVDDTKDNLEVRMNMILQSFHHSLRTSFQAEQKSECCTSGEHDSQIVPFPLHDEKIDELDGPPLSNGDEQDRESKVCVPQGHDAQIAPCSTDEDIHELDRPPLSSSALVDLKSEDHVSDDRDSEVTPCLVIKDKIDESVDAQPNLLPGELEQETHAPPELDFRVAPQAVKESDCSTEFDSQSAPCSSNIPVLADTTVLTCISAMPSSEETYQLSPGLPPTVQFQNDSYKVPQAPPTDSYKDPQAPPPLPPLQWRFGKPRLGLLSGKGCMTEPARAIDLVQISNQEMDIRLGLLDPTDRSIEPVPSQEIKEDKCESSLIDHNDQNVDFGRSSTRVAVTDVARTEHRPSLETSEDIKQQGHISSSATGLEEHLDAGVTSTTADEEHLDDSGMTDGTALYSSDPLFPLPAYELQDPQPATRENSEHPSQTHGAASGDDKSMDAVGSMESTATKGHVSENRCYQQPQHGESSSETSDHEEHITNASEDGVKHQSGTSEAPSDTAKHSAPGTLLKGNGQESQLLQEHNVGSSEDDQPRGPLRSLEPMAPQDYPRDQCNLETENRNQASNPGLLLEWPGDKSELVTVLDEGCYAHAEQPPVMGWTVGPQMLHPKYGILVEESPFEPNIADNHLIRKPISIKNIPRNPLVDAVAAHDRSSMRKVSELAPSTDKPKPNERNMLLQQIRNKTFSLKPVAPATPTAMRSPARTSTRNLKVAAIIEKANAIRQAVGSDDEDADSWSDT; encoded by the exons ATGGCTACTGCTTCTAGAGGACATGGTTTAATGCTCCGGTTGCAGCAATTAGAGGCAGAATTTCCAGCAGTTGAAAAGGCTATTATATCTCAGACTGAGCACTCAAATTACCCTCATGATGATG GAACTGAGTGGCGTGCTAATCTTCAACTTAATCAGAATGTGATCACACAAGGAGATATGCCTCGTTTCATTATGGATTCATATGAAGAATGCCATGGCCCACCACAATTGTTCACGTTGGATAA GTTTGATGTTGCTGGTGCTGGAACCTCCTTAAAACGATATTCAGACCCCTCTTTCTTCAAGACGGAACATGCCTCCAACATGATAGAAATGGATGTTTTAATCGAAAAGAAACCTCTTAGAATTAAG AAGAAGGCCATGCGTTGGAGGAAAGGGGCAACTCTTGAATCATTACTCACTGCAAACTCTGA GCCTCACATTACCCCCAAGGATCGAACTTCTAGAAAAGTTCCACCTAGGACAACAAAGTTGAAATCCAGGCAACCACGGAGTCCCGATCATAAAACTGCTAGCAGAATCTGGCGGGAGCATCTGCAAGAAGTAATTTCATCGCAGCAAAAAATCATCTCCAGATATTCGGCCAGGCATTACAATGTGAAACTTAGATCAACTGACTCAAGTGAAACTGCATCTCcttttggagaaatggacaattTTGGTGACCCTGTTCAATCTTCTGGTAAATTGGATCTGACAAAAGTTGTTCCAGTAAACGAATCTGATGCCGTGGAGACTAAATCTGAACCTACCGATGGGTCAGCTTACTTGGAGCTAGGTGATAAACGAATTCTGGGGAAACAACATGAACCTTTACAACAAGATGGCATAGTCCATGGCTCAGAAAAGCTGCAGGACTGTCCAAACTTGGATGTTagagaaagtaataacagatcaCATTTGACATGTGAAGAGAAACCCCTATTGGCTGGGGTTCCTGCTGATCAGAAAGATATTGATGGCCGCAGGCCTGATGACATTGTGAGTGATCAAGACAACTTCATCGATGCTTGTAATGATATGGACTCTGAAGACGAAGAAGATCCTGGAATGCAAACTGAATGTGATCCCAGTGCCAGTGTTGAACTGGTTGAATTGAACCGTCACAACAAGGAAGGTGAAAATGCATTGTATGCAGAACCTCCAGAAGTAGGTCCTGCAATAGACTCGTCACCAGGGTTGGACAATTCAAGCAGTGGTGGAGAACTAACCTGTATGGACTTGCCACTTTCAAGTGATTCTGCTCCCACAGTGTCAGCCACTAATGGTCCAAACTCTGGTTCACAATCTGGCAGACAATTGAATGGTGTTGACTGGCCCAAAGACGAAGAGCCTTCTAATGATGTGGATCTAATGGACGTGAGCTCATCATCTAGTGTAGTTTCTGAAAATGGCGATGCACAAAACAATGATGGTCTCGTTAGTTGTCTACAGCACAAGGAGGAAGCTTTTCACTCTATGAGTGATGATCATGCTGTTGCTATCCACAATTCTGATAAACAGTCACCTGATACATCTAGCAACTTGGATG ATATGGTTATCGGCTGCAACAATTACACCGATAAAGTACGTCATCCAGTGGAGCATGTCCAGGATGTTGTACTAGATGATATTTCAATGGTATTGAGCAAACCTAATGATGTTTCAGAAGACAAAGATAAAATCAGTTCTGGGATTGCTGATGATTTGTCTCTCCACCCTACCAAACCGAACCAAGAGGAAATGCAGGAGTTGAAGAAAGAATTGGAAGAAGGCAGATCTTTAGAATCAGGAAGTTCACCTAGCAAACTTGCATCGCTGCCAGATAAGGATCATGTTATGTGGATGAATGATGTAGAAGTGGACAATGTTACAATTCGTAAAGAAATTGTTGCAGATACGGCCGCAACAGGTTTGGATACTGATGGCATCCACGAGTGTCAAGATG GAATTGCACAGAAACATTCAAGCATCCACAATAATGTACTGTAtgaatcaaatgatgatgagattGCTGAAGACATGCCCTCTTTACTAGATGATGGCCTATCAACTACTTTCAATATGCATGTTGCAGAGGACCATCAAATTGTTGTGCTTGAACAGAGGACTTGTCCAACTAGCCTCAACACATGCAAGGATGATTCTGTGCAAGCATGTGCCATGGCCAGGGATTTCACTGATGCTCAAAAGCTTCCAGGAGTCATTTCTGGTGTATTAGCTTCTCAAGAGGAGACAGAATCTCATGTAGGAGAGACACTTGCACCCACGTCCTGTGCATTCAGCGATGATACCGAAGCACTAGAGATTGGTGTCCCTCTAGCCCCTAGTACTACCTTTCTACCTAGCACCAGTAGTTCCTTTGTAGAGCAACGTGAATTGACTGAAACAGAAGAAATTCCGGAGGTTGGTGAATTTGCGGTTGCAGAAGAATCAACTACTAGCGGATTAGCAGATGATGTGGTACCTCCCAAAGAGTTCATTGATGCTAACATACATCCTGAAAAGGCAGAGGTTCTGGCTACAAGTTCAACTGAAGAAACCACTAAGCCGGATTTGCAACTACAGTCTCCTTCCAGGGAAGATTTGGAAACAATGGAAGCTATTCGCAGAAATCTTGGTGCAGTAGATGAATCAAGAGAAGATATCTCTAAGAAGAGTATGTTGCAGACAGACAATATCCCTCCTCTTATTGTAGAGACTACAAGTGAAAAATATAGTGACAGGGATGATGGTACACAATTTCTAGTAGAATCTGATTATCAAGAAGAATTACTAGAAGAGGCCAGTCATAATGCTGAAGATCTCTCTCTCTGCGATTTGAACAAGGATGGTGCAGTAACCCTGAAAAGTAACACAGTTGGGAAGCAACCAGTGGATGCTGATCAAGATTTGGTGTGGGGGATGCACGCTCAAGATTCTAGTAGTACAAACCCGTTCCTGGATCCTGCCTACTTGATGAGCCATACTCAAATTGACCCATCTTCCAGTATGAATTGCCAACCATGTTTCCCTGAAGAAGAGGATTTCCTTTCAGAACTTCTAATACAACATGACAATATGGGAATAACTGCTGATGCCCTTTGGGAACCTGCAACTCCACCTGATGAAGCGCCATTACCATCAGTAATTATGACTGAAGATGATTTCAGATCCTTCTTCCATGAATATCATGAGATAGATTTTTCATCTGTCACTGACTGTTCTCACAGTGAACCAGCCTCAGATTCTAACAAAAATCCAAATGCTTTTCTGGTCAGAGAGTCAGATTTTCCATGTTATAACTCTGCCTTGCCAGTGAAGTTAGATCAGGAAGCCTGTGTTCATTCTAAGTTCTGTTCTGAGTGTGTTGAATGTTCATGTGCTGTGGATAGACAAGGCACTACATCAATGACTGTTTCTGGTAAAGATCTCAAGGACAAGGGCAAGACACCAGGAGTAGATTCCCATTTAAAATATCCTGAGTTTTCCTATGATAACAGAAGTCCTGAATTAAATATTATCTCTGTTCCAGTGGATTTACAGCAGGAACTGCATGGCTTGTCTGGAGTTGATTCTCGTAGTAGTCCCCCTTTGCTGCATAAGGAGAAGACTAGTGAAGAACGCTGCTTTCCTTTAAGCAACGACATTGTTGAAGTGAAACAAGAGCTAGAAATCCGTGCCGGCCTTGTTCCACATTCTTCTATTAATGAAAAACAAGATGGACTGGATGTCGCTGTACCAGTGGAACCAGAGGTCCATGCCTGTGCCTTGGATGAATACGATAACCAAGATGTTCCACACTGTTCAACTAGTGAGAAGAATGAGGCCCTTCCTTTGTGCAAACCTGTTCTAGTCCAGGGGGCAGAAGTTTGTGCCTTTGGTGGATTTGAAGTTGATCCTCCAATCATTCCATCACCTTCAGTTGATGACACTAAGGACAATCTAGAAGTCAGAATGAACATGATCCTCCAATCATTCCATCATTCTTTGAGGACTTCTTTTCAAGCAGAACAGAAGTCAGAATGCTGCACCTCAGGTGAACATGATTCTCAAATCGTTCCATTTCCTTTGCATGATGAGAAGATCGACGAACTGGATGGTCCTCCTTTGAGCAATGGCGATGAACAGGATCGGGAATCAAAAGTTTGTGTTCCACAAGGACATGATGCTCAAATCGCTCCATGTTCAACTGATGAGGATATACATGAATTAGATCGCCCTCCTTTGAGCAGTTCCGCTTTAGTGGATCTTAAATCAGAAGACCATGTCTCGGATGATCGTGATTCTGAAGTCACTCCATGTTTGGTTATTAAAGATAAGATTGATGAATCTGTAGATGCTCAACCAAACCTTCTTCCTGGGGAGCTAGAGCAGGAAACTCATGCACCCCCTGAATTAGACTTTCGAGTTGCTCCACAAGCAGTGAAggaatctgattgctcaactgaATTTGATTCCCAGAGTGCACCATGTTCTTCAAATATACCAGTACTAGCTGACACAACAGTGTTGACTTGTATTTCTGCCATGCCTAGCAGTGAGGAGACGTATCAGTTGTCTCCTGGTCTGCCACCCACTGTACAATTTCAAAATGATTCCTACAAAGTTCCTCAAGCACCACCCACTGATTCCTACAAAGATCCTCAAGCACCACCCCCTCTCCCTCCTCTACAGTGGAGGTTTGGAAAGCCTCGGCTAGGACTTCTGAGTGGAAAAGGCTGTATGACTGAGCCTGCGAGGGCAATAGATCTTGTTCAGATATCAAACCAAGAGATGGATATTAGGCTAGGTTTGCTTGATCCAACAGATAGATCTATAGAACCAGTACCCTCTCAAGAAATCAAAGAAGATAAATGTGAGAGTTCTTTGATAGATCATAATGATCAAAATGTAGATTTTGGAAGATCATCAACCAGGGTTGCAGTAACTGATGTTGCAAGGACTGAACACAGGCCATCCTTAGAGACTTCAGAGGACATTAAGCAACAGGGGCATATTTCTTCATCAGCAACAGGACTTGAGGAACACCTGGATGCTGGGGTCACATCAACAACAGCAGATGAGGAACATCTGGATGATTCTGGGATGACAGATGGAACAGCTTTATACTCATCAGACCCTCTGTTTCCATTACCTGCATATGAACTGCAGGACCCTCAACCAGCCACTAGAGAAAATAGTGAGCATCCCAGTCAAACACATGGAGCTGCATCTGGGGATGATAAGTCAATGGATGCTGTTGGCAGCATGGAAAGCACCGCAACAAAAGGACATGTTTCTGAAAATAGGTGTTACCAGCAACCTCAGCATGGTGAATCGTCCTCAGAGACTTCAGACCATGAAGAGCATATTACAAATGCATCAGAGGACGGTGTTAAACATCAGTCTGGTACAAGTGAGGCACCTTCAGACACAGCAAAGCATTCTGCACCAGGCACGCTGTTGAAAGGGAATGGCCAAGAGAGTCAACTTTTACAAGAACATAATGTTGGGAGCTCCGAGGACGATCAACCAAGAGGCCCATTGCGCAGCTTAGAACCAATGGCACCTCAAGATTATCCACGTGATCAATGTAATTTAGAGACGGAAAACAGAAACCAGGCTAGCAACCCAGGCCTGTTACTGGAATGGCCTGGTGATAAAAGTGAGTTGGTCACTGTCCTTGATGAAGGTTGCTATGCGCATGCTGAGCAGCCGCCTGTGATGGGATGGACTGTTGGACCTCAGATGCTTCATCCTAAATATGGTATTTTAGTAGAAGAGAGCCCATTTGAGCCAAATATCGCTGACAATCATTTAATCAGGAAGCCTATTTCGATAAAAAACATCCCAAGGAATCCACTCGTTGATGCTGTTGCTGCTCATGATAGAAGCTCG ATGAGAAAGGTTTCAGAGCTTGCACCATCAACTGACAAGCCGAAGCCTAATGAGAGAAACATGTTGCTACAACAGATAAGAAACAAG ACCTTCAGCTTGAAACCAGTTGCTCCAGCTACGCCAACAGCCATGAGATCCCCTGCTAGAACCAGTACTAGAAACTTGAAGGTTGCTGCTATCATAGAAAAGGCAAATGCCATCCGACAG GCAGTGGGAAGtgacgatgaagacgcagatagTTGGAGTGATACATAA